The Pseudomonadota bacterium genome includes a window with the following:
- a CDS encoding TPM domain-containing protein translates to MKADNFFTQQEKDRIKAVVGDVETRTSGEIAVMVVDASDTYPEARILAGVVTGSLLSLGLVDYFFSGSLWYFVFLALVLSLLFGWLVEYLPAVKRIFTGKARIENQVSEQAIQEFFHKGLYQTRDDTGVLFFISLFERKVWVLADKGIYRKIDQQTLQSYADEVAKGIKSNKACEALCKEITSIGKILAEHFPIKSDDTNELDNAVIVG, encoded by the coding sequence ATGAAGGCGGATAATTTTTTTACCCAACAGGAAAAAGACCGGATCAAGGCGGTTGTCGGGGATGTGGAAACCCGGACCTCCGGGGAAATCGCCGTGATGGTGGTGGATGCCAGCGATACCTATCCCGAGGCACGGATTCTTGCGGGAGTGGTGACCGGATCTTTGCTCTCCCTGGGGCTTGTTGATTATTTTTTTTCCGGATCGTTATGGTATTTTGTTTTTCTTGCCCTTGTTTTATCTCTGCTCTTCGGCTGGCTTGTAGAATATCTTCCCGCAGTAAAAAGGATTTTCACAGGGAAAGCCAGGATCGAAAACCAGGTGAGCGAGCAGGCGATCCAGGAATTTTTCCATAAAGGTCTGTATCAGACCAGGGACGATACCGGGGTGCTGTTTTTCATCTCGTTGTTTGAACGAAAGGTCTGGGTGCTGGCGGACAAGGGGATCTACCGGAAGATTGATCAGCAGACCCTGCAATCCTATGCCGATGAGGTTGCCAAGGGTATCAAATCCAACAAGGCCTGTGAGGCGCTCTGTAAAGAAATAACCAGCATCGGCAAAATCCTTGCCGAGCATTTTCCCATTAAGTCGGATGACACCAACGAACTTGATAATGCAGTGATTGTCGGGTAA
- a CDS encoding TPM domain-containing protein, with protein sequence MPLLFIVLAQACMAVAGHSAEIPNYQGYVNDYAQMLSPAVRVQLERALQSFDLSDSTQIAILTINSLEGDPIEDFSIRAVDKWKIGQKGKDNGILLLVAKQDKKIRIEVGRGLEGVLTDLLSGRIIDQVISPRFKQGKFDDGIAAGVAALVQATRGEFKGDKASRLGHQQRQEPSPLFKFLFFGLVVVAFFGFISKKTGMAAGAILFPLAMIFGLLPFSLLALLFFVPAGLAGGLFLPILLEGLMRGGGGFYLGGMGGGSSRGGSSFGGFGGGGFGGGGASGGW encoded by the coding sequence ATGCCACTGCTCTTCATTGTATTGGCTCAGGCGTGTATGGCCGTTGCAGGTCATAGCGCTGAAATCCCCAATTATCAGGGCTATGTAAATGACTATGCCCAGATGCTCTCTCCAGCAGTGCGCGTCCAGCTTGAACGGGCGTTGCAATCCTTTGATCTGTCCGATTCCACCCAGATTGCAATCCTGACGATCAATTCGCTGGAAGGCGATCCCATTGAGGATTTCAGCATCAGGGCGGTTGATAAGTGGAAAATAGGCCAGAAGGGCAAGGATAACGGCATCTTGCTTCTGGTTGCAAAGCAGGATAAAAAAATCCGTATAGAGGTGGGCAGGGGGCTTGAGGGCGTGCTCACCGATCTGTTGAGCGGTCGGATCATCGATCAGGTGATATCACCGCGATTCAAGCAGGGGAAGTTTGATGACGGGATTGCCGCAGGAGTTGCCGCCCTTGTCCAGGCAACCCGGGGTGAGTTCAAGGGGGATAAGGCTTCACGTCTGGGGCATCAGCAGAGGCAGGAACCCTCGCCGTTGTTTAAGTTCCTGTTTTTCGGCCTGGTTGTTGTGGCTTTTTTCGGTTTCATCTCAAAGAAAACCGGCATGGCTGCCGGGGCAATTCTTTTTCCCCTTGCCATGATTTTCGGGTTGTTGCCGTTCAGTCTCCTGGCGCTGTTATTCTTTGTGCCGGCAGGGCTTGCAGGCGGGTTGTTTCTGCCCATTCTTCTTGAGGGCCTGATGCGGGGCGGCGGCGGGTTTTATCTTGGCGGCATGGGCGGCGGTTCCAGTCGCGGTGGTAGCAGTTTTGGCGGATTCGGCGGCGGCGGATTCGGCGGCGGCGGTGCCTCAGGAGGCTGGTAA